A window of Longimicrobium sp. contains these coding sequences:
- a CDS encoding PEP/pyruvate-binding domain-containing protein yields MILEFTDDAATEPSAAGGKGASLARLTQGGFPVPPGVVVPAAAYRAFLAAVPGLEARIAALTPGDAAALHAQCAEVRALLVSHPLPPEVDQALRARLPPLLGGGRVSVRSSATLEDLAGAAFAGQHDTYLDVAGVDGVIEAVRRCFASLWEDRAVRYRHERGFGAAGAAMAVVVQRMVASEVAGVAFSMNPVTGDLDQVVVNAAFGLGETVVSGEGGIDQYVLSRRTGEVVQRAVGTKAHALVSTRHGTERVEVPPEKRDAPALSDAELAELLRLVVRVERFYAFPQDTEWAVAGGTLYLLQSRPVTEFPARWTRDESAERFPNPVTPLTWDFTTEGFHESLAYSLELLGYPPFAGKWFERFDGYVYGNQTAVQLFTQALQVRFDSLEELSSKRQWLIDRYRWVQELPVTWARDLDRYLLALGRFAAVDLETLPDGELWRHLRAVDRLGREYFLPNIAISITQGVLHRTLFTLVAMLVGRERAPALYDALTSFCETKTNLVNADLYRLYRVVRGEPELERLLTEVDRRRAWEEGMLERFPAFASGFRRFLENHGHREVDFDAYVPTWIGQPWVVLENLRLMLLQGDVADPAPREGSLRARQSAAEREYLALVPEELRNFAAEVLRLTRAYTGLDDLEHYQTTRLSIPFRAALVEVGRRLVGRGVVERPEDVFFLRKRTLTALMEGEPVEDAAAEEARRERAAYEAAKRAAPPRVYGEEPEAAAEGALRGLPGSPGVAEGPVCRVHGVEDFARFVPGSVLVARTTNPAWTPLFYSACAVVTESGGPLSHGAVTAREVGVPAVMAVHGALSSLHDGERVRVNGTQGLVSRAEVAAAV; encoded by the coding sequence ATGATCCTCGAGTTCACCGACGACGCGGCCACCGAGCCCTCCGCCGCGGGCGGCAAGGGGGCGAGCCTCGCCCGGCTCACGCAGGGCGGCTTTCCCGTGCCGCCGGGCGTGGTGGTGCCCGCGGCGGCGTACCGCGCGTTCCTGGCCGCGGTGCCGGGGCTGGAGGCGCGCATCGCCGCGCTCACGCCCGGGGACGCGGCCGCGCTCCACGCCCAGTGCGCGGAGGTGCGCGCGCTGCTCGTCTCGCATCCGCTCCCGCCGGAGGTGGACCAGGCGCTCCGGGCGCGGCTGCCGCCGCTGCTGGGGGGCGGGCGCGTCTCCGTGCGCTCCTCGGCCACGCTCGAGGACCTGGCGGGCGCCGCCTTCGCCGGGCAGCACGACACCTACCTCGACGTGGCGGGGGTGGACGGGGTGATCGAGGCGGTGCGGCGCTGCTTCGCCTCGCTCTGGGAGGACCGGGCGGTGCGCTACCGGCACGAGCGCGGCTTCGGCGCGGCGGGCGCGGCGATGGCGGTGGTGGTGCAGCGGATGGTGGCGAGCGAGGTGGCGGGCGTGGCGTTCTCGATGAACCCCGTCACCGGCGACCTGGACCAGGTGGTGGTCAACGCCGCCTTCGGGCTGGGCGAGACGGTGGTCTCCGGCGAGGGCGGGATCGACCAGTACGTCCTCTCGCGCCGGACCGGCGAGGTGGTGCAGCGCGCGGTCGGCACCAAGGCGCACGCGCTGGTCTCCACCCGGCACGGGACGGAGCGCGTCGAGGTGCCGCCGGAGAAGCGCGACGCGCCGGCGCTCTCGGACGCGGAGCTGGCCGAGCTGCTGCGGCTGGTGGTGCGGGTGGAGCGCTTCTACGCCTTCCCGCAGGACACCGAGTGGGCGGTGGCGGGCGGCACGCTGTACCTCCTCCAGTCGCGCCCGGTGACCGAGTTCCCCGCCCGCTGGACGCGCGACGAGTCGGCCGAGCGCTTCCCCAACCCGGTGACGCCGCTCACCTGGGACTTCACCACCGAGGGCTTCCACGAGTCGCTGGCGTACTCGCTGGAGCTGCTCGGCTACCCGCCGTTCGCGGGGAAGTGGTTCGAGCGCTTCGACGGCTACGTCTACGGCAACCAGACGGCGGTGCAGCTCTTCACGCAGGCGCTGCAGGTGCGCTTCGACTCGCTGGAGGAGCTCAGCTCGAAGCGGCAGTGGCTGATCGACCGCTACCGCTGGGTGCAGGAGCTCCCCGTCACCTGGGCGCGCGACCTCGACCGCTACCTGCTCGCCCTGGGCCGCTTCGCCGCCGTCGACCTGGAGACGCTGCCCGACGGCGAGCTCTGGCGGCACCTGCGGGCGGTCGACCGGCTGGGGCGCGAGTACTTCCTCCCCAACATCGCCATCTCCATCACCCAGGGCGTGCTGCACCGCACCCTCTTCACCCTGGTGGCGATGCTGGTAGGCCGCGAGCGGGCGCCGGCGCTCTACGACGCGCTCACCTCGTTCTGCGAGACCAAGACGAACCTGGTGAACGCGGACCTGTACCGCCTCTACCGCGTGGTCCGCGGCGAGCCGGAGCTGGAGCGGCTGCTGACGGAGGTGGACCGGCGGAGGGCGTGGGAGGAGGGGATGCTGGAGCGCTTCCCGGCGTTCGCGTCCGGCTTCCGGCGCTTCCTGGAGAACCACGGGCACCGCGAGGTGGACTTCGACGCCTACGTGCCCACCTGGATCGGGCAGCCCTGGGTGGTGCTGGAGAACCTGCGCCTGATGCTCCTCCAGGGCGACGTGGCCGACCCGGCGCCGCGCGAGGGGAGCTTACGCGCGCGCCAGTCCGCCGCGGAGCGCGAGTACCTGGCGCTGGTGCCCGAGGAGCTGCGCAACTTCGCCGCCGAGGTGCTGCGGCTCACGCGCGCCTACACGGGGCTCGACGACCTGGAGCACTACCAGACCACGCGGCTCTCCATCCCCTTCCGCGCGGCGCTGGTGGAGGTCGGCCGCCGGCTGGTGGGACGCGGCGTGGTGGAGCGGCCGGAGGACGTCTTCTTCCTGCGCAAGCGGACGCTGACGGCGCTGATGGAGGGCGAGCCGGTGGAGGATGCCGCCGCGGAGGAGGCGCGGCGCGAGCGGGCGGCGTACGAGGCGGCCAAGCGCGCCGCCCCGCCGCGCGTCTACGGCGAGGAGCCCGAGGCCGCGGCGGAGGGGGCGCTGCGGGGGCTCCCCGGCTCGCCGGGCGTGGCGGAGGGGCCGGTGTGCCGGGTGCACGGGGTGGAGGACTTCGCGCGCTTCGTCCCCGGCTCGGTGCTGGTGGCGCGGACGACGAACCCCGCGTGGACGCCGCTCTTCTACTCCGCCTGCGCGGTGGTCACCGAGAGCGGCGGCCCCCTCTCCCACGGCGCCGTCACCGCCCGCGAGGTCGGCGTCCCCGCCGTGATGGCCGTGCACGGCGCGCTGTCGAGCCTGCACGACGGCGAGCGCGTGCGGGTGAACGGGACGCA